One segment of Tenrec ecaudatus isolate mTenEca1 chromosome 1, mTenEca1.hap1, whole genome shotgun sequence DNA contains the following:
- the ZC3H12A gene encoding endoribonuclease ZC3H12A, which produces MSAPCGESPIPAASPAMSVWEPGVSQSWAGTAEPAQEPATEQASAAAELQMKVDFFRKLGYTSAEIHSVLQKLGVQADTNTVLGELVKHGSAAEREHQASPDPCPQLPLVPRGGGTPKTLTQEAPPPEEDKEGSDLRPVVIDGSNVAMSHGNKEVFSCRGILLAVNWFLERGHTDITVFVPSWRKEQPRPDVPITDQYILRELEKKKVLVFTPSRRVGGRRVVCYDDRFIVKLAYESDGVVVSNDTYRDLQGERQEWRRFIEERLLMYSFVNDKFMPPDDPLGRHGPSLDNFLRKKPLCSEQKKQPCPYGRKCTYGIKCRFFHPERPSCPQRSVADELRANARSSPPRTPGKGKSSQRPSPQPSSLPAEGEQCSPDRKKLGARASPGPRREGLTQTFPPVGPSLPPSGGSGGSFGPTDWFPQTLESLPYTSQDRLDSGIGSLESQMSELWGARGGGPGEPGPPRCPYPGYGPYGSELPATPAFPAYGQAVGAGHFSVPADYTPPPPAYPAREYWSEPYPLPPPTPVRQERRVQGPGADGGPWAGAGASGLAKERASVYTKLCGVFPPHLVEAVMGRFPQLLDPQQLAAKIVSYKAQHLSG; this is translated from the exons ATGAGTGCCCCCTGCGGAGAGAGCCCCATTCCGGCAGCCAGCCCTGCCATGAGTGTGTGGGAGCCCGGGGTCAGCCAGAGCTGGGCGGGCACCGCTGAGCCAGCCCAGGAGCCTGCCACAGAGCAGGCCTCGGCGGCTGCGGAGCTACAAATGAAAGTGGACTTCTTCCGGAAGCTGGGCTACACGTCGGCTGAGATCCACAGCGTCCTGCAGAAGCTGGGAGTCCAGGCGGACACCAACACCGTGCTGGGCGAGCTGGTGAAGCATGGGTCAGCTGCCGAGCGCGAGCACCAGGCCTCACCAGACCCCTGCCCTCAGCTGCCCCTGGTCCCCCGGGGCGGGGGCACCCCCAAGACTCTCACCCAGGAGGCTCCACCCCCTGAGGAGGACAAGGAGGGCAGTGACCTGAGACCAGTGGTCATTGATGGCAGCAATGTGGCCATGAG CCATGGGAACAAGGAGGTCTTCTCCTGCCGAGGCATCCTGCTGGCCGTGAACTGGTTCCTGGAGAGGGGCCACACCGACATCACAGTGTTTGTGCCCTCCTGGAGGAAGGAGCAGCCACGGCCCGACGTGCCCATCACCG acCAGTACATCCTGCGGGAGCTGGAGAAGAAGAAGGTCCTGGTGTTCACGCCGTCGCGGCGTGTGGGGGGCAGGCGGGTGGTGTGCTACGATGACCGCTTCATCGTGAAGCTAGCCTACGAGTCGGACGGCGTCGTGGTGTCCAATGACACGTACCGCGACCTCCAGGGCGAGCGGCAGGAGTGGAGGCGCTTCATCGAGGAGCGACTGCTCATGTACTCCTTTGTCAACGACAA GTTTATGCCCCCCGACGACCCCCTGGGCAGGCATGGGCCCAGCCTGGACAACTTCCTGCGTAAGAAGCCTCTCTGCTCGGAGCAGAAGAAACAGCCTTGCCCCTATG GGAGGAAATGCACTTACGGGATCAAGTGCCGATTCTTCCACCCAGAGCGGCCGAGCTGCCCCCAGCGCTCCGTGGCTGATGAGCTCCGCGCCAACGCCCGCTCCTCGCCCCCCAGGACCCCAGGCAAGGGCAAGAGTAGCCAGCGACCGTCACCTCAGCCCAGCTCACTACCCGCCGAGGGCGAGCAGTGTAGCCCTGACAGGAAGAAGCTGGGGGCCCGGGCATCCCCAGGGCCCCGCCGGGAGGGCCTGACGCAGACCTTCCCCCCAGTGGGCCCAAGCCTCCCCCCTAGTGGGGGCAGTGGCGGCAGCTTTGGGCCCACAGACTGGTTCCCCCAAACCCTGGAGTCCCTGCCCTACACTTCCCAGGACCGCCTGGACTCCGGTATCGGCTCCCTGGAGAGCCAGATGTCAGAACTGTGGGGTGCTCGTGGAGGCGGCCCTGGGGAGCCGGGCCCCCCTAGGTGTCCCTACCCCGGTTATGGCCCCTATGGGTCTGAGCTCCcggccactcctgccttccctgCCTACGGGCAGGCCGTGGGTGCTGGCCACTTTAGTGTGCCCGCCGactacacccccccaccccctgcctaccCGGCTCGAGAGTACTGGTCAGAGCCATACCCACTGCCTCCACCCACCCCAGTCCGACAGGAGCGCCGAGTGCAGGGCCCAGGGGCTGACGGGGGGccatgggctggggctggggccagcGGCCTGGCCAAGGAGCGAGCCAGTGTGTATACTAAGCTGTGCGGCGTCTTCCCCCCGCACCTGGTGGAGGCGGTGATGGGACGCTTCCCGCAACTCCTGGACCCCCAGCAGCTGGCAGCCAAAATAGTTTCCTACAAGGCCCAGCACCTCAGTGGGTAA